A window of Psychroflexus sp. ALD_RP9 contains these coding sequences:
- a CDS encoding GLPGLI family protein, whose product MKILLILLIMQASLYAQTYEATYQFKVNKAHFKAHIKKKMSEGTDPTLLKKAFNKYLNSRPAKAKLVFNAELSFYEVVQDMGIQDRKRKLDPALRFAGGSTKYYREKGKDSLMLEIHSNHLDIKAFLLKIDYSPVTLLNDTKQIGKYQCYLAEVEVQSKYNFKLWYAPNIPTNFNVLNYGSLPGLLIKIESKLFTANLISFKEVKASALESPPTNLPQISLEAYQKMIDKVNPFKDN is encoded by the coding sequence ATGAAAATATTGCTCATTCTTCTAATAATGCAAGCTAGTCTTTATGCCCAAACCTACGAGGCAACTTATCAGTTTAAGGTGAATAAAGCGCACTTTAAAGCGCATATAAAAAAAAAGATGTCAGAAGGTACTGACCCTACTTTACTAAAAAAAGCCTTTAACAAATATCTAAATTCTAGACCTGCTAAAGCCAAGTTAGTGTTTAATGCAGAACTTAGTTTTTATGAAGTGGTTCAAGATATGGGAATTCAAGATCGAAAACGAAAGCTAGACCCAGCATTACGGTTTGCAGGTGGTTCAACTAAATATTACAGAGAAAAAGGAAAGGATTCTTTAATGCTAGAAATACACTCTAATCATCTTGATATCAAAGCGTTTTTGCTAAAAATAGACTATTCGCCTGTCACTTTGTTAAATGATACCAAGCAAATAGGTAAGTACCAGTGTTATCTTGCAGAAGTTGAAGTCCAATCAAAATATAATTTTAAGCTATGGTATGCACCAAATATTCCCACTAATTTTAATGTATTAAACTACGGCAGTTTACCTGGCTTGCTTATTAAGATTGAAAGTAAACTATTTACTGCAAATCTTATTAGTTTTAAAGAGGTTAAGGCATCAGCTTTAGAATCTCCACCAACCAATCTACCTCAAATTAGCCTTGAAGCTTACCAAAAAATGATCGATAAAGTCAACCC
- the prmC gene encoding peptide chain release factor N(5)-glutamine methyltransferase, whose product MAQLHLRKYREDCLKQLTEVYDQAEAESLYHWLVEEVLGYRALDHQLQADVEIQDQQLKEFQLKLSRLLKQEPIQYILGYTEFYGERFKVNPSVLIPRPETEELVEWIIAELKTHQAIKVLDIGTGSGCIPITLAKHLPQAEVYACDISTKALQLAAENAKTHQQKIHFFEQDILQLEQLPQDFDVIVSNPPYVRELEQSEMQPNVLDHEPELALFVSNRDPLLFYRKITQLAKKQTSCKLFFELNQYLAEDTKQLIEDLGFIEIELKHDFRGNLRFLKALNKS is encoded by the coding sequence ATGGCTCAACTTCATTTACGAAAATACCGCGAGGATTGCTTAAAACAACTTACAGAAGTTTACGACCAAGCAGAAGCAGAAAGTCTTTACCATTGGTTAGTAGAAGAAGTTTTAGGTTATCGCGCTTTAGACCATCAATTACAAGCTGATGTTGAAATTCAGGATCAGCAACTTAAAGAATTTCAGTTGAAGCTTTCGCGATTACTTAAGCAAGAACCCATTCAATATATTTTAGGCTATACTGAATTTTATGGCGAGCGATTTAAGGTGAATCCATCTGTTTTAATTCCGCGTCCCGAAACAGAAGAACTAGTAGAATGGATAATTGCTGAACTGAAAACACACCAAGCTATTAAGGTTTTAGATATTGGTACCGGTAGCGGTTGTATACCAATTACTTTAGCTAAACATTTGCCACAAGCTGAAGTTTATGCTTGTGATATTTCAACCAAAGCACTTCAACTGGCAGCCGAAAATGCCAAGACACATCAACAAAAGATTCATTTTTTTGAGCAAGATATTCTTCAGCTCGAGCAACTTCCGCAGGACTTTGACGTCATAGTTTCAAATCCGCCTTACGTGCGTGAATTAGAACAATCCGAAATGCAGCCTAACGTCTTAGACCATGAACCCGAATTAGCTTTGTTTGTCTCAAATCGTGACCCTTTGTTGTTTTACCGAAAAATTACACAACTAGCAAAAAAACAAACTTCTTGTAAATTGTTTTTTGAACTCAACCAATATTTAGCCGAAGATACCAAGCAACTTATTGAAGATTTGGGCTTTATTGAAATTGAGTTAAAACACGATTTTAGAGGAAATCTACGGTTTTTAAAGGCGCTTAATAAGTCTTAA